A region of Reichenbachiella carrageenanivorans DNA encodes the following proteins:
- a CDS encoding OmpA family protein, with protein MKVISSRFLFYFSVLLSAVLSHENSYAQAHEEGELIRVTGTVLDHESKSPIAANVFYEKLPYYDDMGIAATNDQNGVYELYMLENLKYIINVKADGYKTVSEEIAIINNGSQLIEKNFLMEPDAAHEKFDLHNLIFARGRAVIDESSYGELNDFADWLDQRPNVNIQLDGHTDFQGNAQANLELSQERVDAVKDYLVKKGVKKNRIQTKAFGGTQPLSRERTDEARTANRRVEVQVLKQ; from the coding sequence ATGAAAGTCATAAGCTCACGATTTTTGTTTTACTTTTCAGTCCTGCTTTCTGCTGTTCTTTCCCATGAAAATTCCTACGCTCAAGCCCACGAAGAGGGAGAGCTGATTAGGGTCACAGGCACTGTGCTAGATCACGAATCCAAATCCCCCATCGCAGCCAATGTATTCTACGAAAAACTACCCTACTACGATGACATGGGCATTGCCGCCACCAATGATCAAAACGGAGTGTATGAATTGTATATGCTCGAAAATCTCAAATACATCATCAATGTAAAAGCCGACGGCTACAAAACGGTCAGTGAAGAAATAGCCATCATAAATAACGGCTCACAGCTCATCGAAAAAAACTTTTTGATGGAGCCAGATGCGGCACATGAGAAATTTGATTTGCACAATCTTATATTTGCCAGAGGCAGAGCCGTAATCGATGAATCTTCATATGGCGAGCTCAACGACTTTGCAGATTGGCTAGACCAACGCCCCAACGTCAACATTCAATTGGATGGCCATACAGATTTCCAAGGCAATGCCCAAGCGAACCTTGAACTTTCGCAAGAGCGTGTAGATGCAGTAAAAGACTACCTTGTCAAAAAAGGCGTAAAGAAAAACCGAATCCAAACCAAAGCCTTTGGAGGGACCCAGCCACTCAGTCGAGAACGAACAGATGAAGCTCGTACAGCAAATAGACGTGTGGAAGTCCAAGTACTAAAGCAATAA
- a CDS encoding patatin-like phospholipase family protein: MKLHFLLILICLPIITNAQKVALVLSGGGAKGLAHAGVLKALEEHEIPVDYVVGTSMGSIVGGFYAAGYTPDQIKNIALSQDLQDWVDGVIDEKYQYSYHEKMPDPSWLTIKLDFDSAFNTSLDPSLDRDYVLNINLAEKLQYASYVSNGNYDSLFVPFRAMASNIFMEKQVVLDSGVLYEAIRASMAIPLLYSPVRVEGELLFDGGVYNNFPVNPARKAFAPEVIIGVNVGSKVLDKYPKDDDEKLLAESLLFFMLNKGDPSLLDSTDIFIDVPVSDYSTLDFAKAKEIYDIGYNTAMAQIDEIRTKINRRVSPEEMDERRKAFFSQSIPYTFDTIEVEGFSKKKSEYITNVFNKDKPFDFEQAKNAYYRLIDNDYFLNIFPSYSKGDQYAFQLTGHSKPRLKAKVGGSLTSRNISYMYLGFDFKRLSRVLEEYETKIYAGPFYESFYFKNRITFPGQRTVSIGPTIAINHRDYLNLSDYLLGAPDLTILDRVDRKMGLFVGFPLNQKYGLSAEVSYILNKDKFSEQANFNTSQEFDELGLEGLRIEATLYHDNLNHPQFASRGSKFEVSLSRFLLESDYRPGATSTGTLPTQKEDANWYSLKVAGEKYFSFGKKYSWGAQIEGVYSNQPAMGTSKSTIINSPGFYPLQDSRTLLLENFRARQYLALGMKNIWSPHKNLQLRLEGYMFNSIENLVEETGNTPHYEYDWINPSFAATSGIVYHTVVGAIGFHVNYYDDPKQQWGALLQVGYLLFNNHSLE; this comes from the coding sequence ATGAAACTTCATTTTCTTCTTATACTCATTTGCTTGCCCATTATTACAAACGCCCAAAAGGTGGCACTCGTGCTCAGTGGTGGCGGAGCTAAAGGTCTCGCACATGCTGGAGTGCTCAAAGCACTCGAAGAACACGAAATCCCTGTGGACTATGTGGTTGGTACTTCTATGGGTAGTATCGTTGGAGGTTTTTATGCTGCTGGATACACCCCCGATCAAATAAAAAACATAGCTCTTTCGCAAGACTTGCAAGACTGGGTAGACGGGGTCATCGACGAAAAATATCAGTACAGTTACCACGAAAAAATGCCAGACCCTTCTTGGCTTACAATCAAACTTGATTTTGACTCTGCTTTCAACACCAGCCTAGATCCCTCTCTAGATCGAGACTACGTACTCAACATCAATCTGGCAGAAAAATTACAATATGCTTCCTATGTATCTAATGGCAACTACGACAGTCTATTTGTTCCCTTTAGAGCTATGGCATCCAATATTTTTATGGAAAAACAAGTAGTCCTCGATAGTGGTGTACTGTATGAGGCCATTCGGGCATCCATGGCGATTCCGCTGCTCTACAGCCCTGTACGTGTAGAGGGCGAACTCCTATTTGATGGTGGTGTCTACAATAATTTCCCTGTAAACCCTGCCCGTAAGGCATTTGCCCCAGAGGTGATTATAGGCGTAAATGTGGGCAGCAAAGTATTAGATAAATATCCTAAGGATGATGATGAAAAATTATTAGCTGAATCTCTACTCTTTTTTATGCTCAATAAAGGCGACCCTTCCCTACTTGATAGCACCGACATATTTATAGATGTGCCTGTGTCTGATTACAGCACATTGGACTTTGCTAAAGCCAAAGAAATTTACGACATCGGGTACAATACTGCCATGGCTCAAATTGATGAAATTCGAACCAAAATCAATCGCCGTGTATCTCCCGAAGAAATGGATGAAAGGAGAAAAGCTTTTTTCAGTCAATCAATTCCTTACACTTTTGATACCATAGAAGTAGAAGGGTTTAGCAAAAAAAAATCAGAATACATCACCAATGTTTTCAACAAAGACAAGCCCTTTGATTTTGAACAAGCCAAAAATGCTTATTACCGACTGATCGACAACGACTATTTTCTCAATATTTTTCCAAGCTATTCGAAAGGTGATCAATATGCCTTTCAACTCACAGGACATTCTAAACCCCGACTAAAAGCAAAAGTTGGCGGCAGCCTCACTTCGAGAAACATCTCATACATGTACTTGGGATTCGATTTCAAAAGGCTTTCCCGTGTATTAGAAGAGTATGAAACCAAAATATATGCAGGCCCTTTTTATGAGTCTTTTTATTTTAAAAATCGCATCACATTTCCAGGACAAAGAACGGTATCAATAGGCCCTACTATTGCCATCAATCATCGTGACTATTTGAATCTAAGCGATTATCTGCTGGGAGCCCCTGATCTGACTATCTTAGACCGTGTGGATAGAAAAATGGGGCTGTTCGTTGGTTTTCCTTTGAATCAAAAATATGGATTAAGTGCCGAAGTCTCTTACATTTTGAATAAAGACAAGTTTAGCGAACAGGCTAATTTCAATACAAGTCAAGAATTCGACGAACTGGGACTAGAAGGGCTGCGGATTGAAGCTACACTATACCACGACAATCTCAACCACCCACAATTTGCTTCTCGCGGATCTAAATTTGAAGTAAGCCTAAGTAGGTTTCTTCTAGAAAGTGATTACCGCCCAGGAGCCACTTCGACTGGCACACTGCCTACACAAAAAGAAGATGCTAATTGGTACAGCCTCAAAGTAGCTGGCGAAAAGTATTTTTCATTTGGCAAAAAGTATAGCTGGGGAGCACAAATAGAAGGTGTATATTCGAATCAACCCGCTATGGGTACCTCCAAAAGCACGATAATAAACTCTCCTGGGTTCTACCCTCTCCAAGACAGCCGCACGTTGCTTTTAGAGAATTTTCGCGCCCGTCAATATTTAGCTTTGGGAATGAAAAATATATGGTCTCCACACAAAAACCTCCAACTGCGCCTCGAGGGTTATATGTTTAATTCAATAGAAAACCTTGTAGAAGAAACGGGAAATACCCCTCACTATGAATACGACTGGATAAACCCTTCTTTTGCCGCCACATCAGGGATCGTATATCACACGGTTGTCGGTGCCATTGGATTTCATGTCAACTATTATGACGACCCAAAACAGCAATGGGGCGCGCTCTTACAAGTAGGATACTTACTATTCAATAATCATTCATTGGAGTAA
- a CDS encoding sensor histidine kinase: MASKLYDSTQLDLYRNRSKFKWVVLGISIVISIGSIYYTNILVEQIKSREEKLIALYANTLEYFANQENNADLNFIFDEIILSNKSIPVVMADELGNPLEYKNISAADHATTRKERNRILLKEIREMEEEHEPLLVTLRRDGSITGYQFIYYKNSMLLRQLTYYPLTQLFVIGIFGMIAFLVFNYSKAAEQNKVWVGLAKETAHQLGTPLSSLMAWVEYLKSDEKLKDMDMIVELEKDVERLNMITSRFSNIGSEPILESMNVYDLIEETLSYLKRRISTRVEFTLVCFPNRELEANINKSLFEWVIENLCKNAVDAMGGEGKIHIKVLKANEGHVLIDITDTGKGMTKAIMQKIFQPGYTTKKRGWGLGLTLVKRIIENYHKGKIFVKRSDVNRGTTFRISLRS, from the coding sequence ATGGCTTCCAAATTATACGACAGCACCCAATTAGACTTATATAGAAACCGATCCAAATTCAAATGGGTCGTGCTTGGCATATCGATCGTGATTAGTATCGGGTCGATCTATTACACCAATATACTAGTGGAGCAGATCAAGTCTAGAGAAGAGAAATTGATAGCACTCTATGCCAATACGTTAGAGTATTTCGCCAATCAGGAGAATAATGCAGATCTCAATTTTATTTTTGACGAAATCATCCTGTCTAACAAATCTATACCTGTAGTGATGGCAGATGAGCTTGGCAATCCGCTCGAATACAAAAACATCTCAGCGGCAGATCATGCCACTACTAGAAAAGAACGCAATCGCATTCTGCTCAAAGAAATTAGAGAAATGGAAGAAGAGCATGAGCCTTTGCTAGTCACCTTGCGGAGGGATGGAAGCATTACAGGATATCAGTTTATTTACTACAAAAATTCCATGCTGCTTAGGCAGTTAACTTATTATCCGCTCACGCAGTTGTTTGTCATTGGCATCTTTGGGATGATAGCCTTCTTGGTTTTCAATTACTCCAAGGCCGCTGAGCAAAACAAGGTTTGGGTAGGCTTAGCTAAAGAAACAGCCCACCAGCTGGGTACCCCACTATCTTCACTCATGGCGTGGGTGGAGTATCTCAAGTCGGACGAGAAACTCAAAGACATGGATATGATCGTAGAGTTAGAAAAGGATGTCGAACGACTCAATATGATCACGTCAAGGTTTTCTAATATTGGCTCTGAACCCATATTGGAGAGCATGAATGTATATGATCTCATCGAAGAAACCTTGAGTTATCTAAAAAGAAGAATTTCTACACGAGTAGAGTTTACACTGGTTTGTTTTCCTAATCGTGAACTGGAAGCTAATATCAACAAATCTTTGTTTGAATGGGTAATAGAAAACCTATGTAAAAATGCAGTAGATGCGATGGGAGGTGAGGGAAAAATTCACATTAAGGTACTGAAAGCCAACGAGGGACACGTGCTAATAGACATTACAGACACGGGCAAAGGCATGACAAAAGCGATAATGCAGAAAATATTTCAACCTGGTTATACTACCAAAAAGAGAGGATGGGGATTAGGCTTGACCCTTGTCAAACGTATTATTGAGAATTATCACAAGGGTAAAATCTTTGTGAAACGATCGGATGTAAATCGAGGAACCACCTTCAGAATTTCATTAAGATCATAA
- the atpD gene encoding F0F1 ATP synthase subunit beta — MANSGKITQVIGPVVDVSFEAEGAKVPNILDALYVIKENGQKVVLECQQHLGEDRVRTIAMEGTEGLTRGMEVVDTGEAITMPIGEDIKGRLFNVIGEAIDGIEQPKGDKTLPIHRPAPKFEDLSTSTEILYTGIKVIDLIEPYSKGGKIGLFGGAGVGKTVLIQELINNIAKGHGGLSVFAGVGERTREGNDLLREMIESGIVNYGDDFLKSMEEGGWDLSKVDKKALGDSKATFVFGQMNEPPGARARVALSGLTVAEYFRDGDGEGQGKDILFFVDNIFRFTQAGSEVSALLGRMPSAVGYQPTLATEMGAMQERITSTKKGSITSVQAVYVPADDLTDPAPATTFAHLDATTVLSRKISELGIYPAVDPLDSTSRILSEEIVGAEHYGCAQRVIEILQRYKELQDIIAILGMDELSDEDKEVVHRARRVQRYLSQPFHVAEQFTGLKGVLVDIKETIKGFNMIMDGELDHLPEAAFNLVGGIDEAIAKGEKLLAEAK, encoded by the coding sequence ATGGCAAATAGTGGTAAAATCACACAAGTAATTGGCCCAGTAGTCGATGTAAGCTTCGAAGCTGAAGGTGCTAAAGTTCCTAATATTCTGGATGCGCTTTACGTAATCAAAGAAAATGGACAAAAAGTAGTGCTCGAATGCCAGCAGCACTTAGGCGAAGACAGAGTAAGAACTATCGCAATGGAAGGTACTGAAGGATTGACCAGAGGTATGGAAGTTGTAGATACTGGTGAGGCTATCACTATGCCTATCGGAGAAGATATCAAAGGTCGTTTGTTCAATGTAATTGGTGAAGCCATCGATGGCATTGAGCAGCCTAAAGGAGATAAAACACTCCCTATTCACAGACCTGCACCGAAGTTCGAAGATCTATCAACTTCGACAGAGATCCTGTACACAGGAATCAAAGTAATTGACTTGATTGAGCCCTATTCAAAAGGTGGAAAAATTGGTTTGTTTGGCGGTGCTGGTGTTGGTAAAACTGTATTGATTCAGGAATTGATCAACAATATTGCCAAAGGACACGGTGGACTTTCAGTATTTGCTGGTGTTGGAGAAAGAACAAGAGAAGGAAACGATTTGCTTCGTGAGATGATTGAGTCTGGTATCGTAAACTACGGTGACGACTTTTTGAAATCTATGGAAGAAGGCGGATGGGATCTTTCTAAAGTAGATAAAAAAGCGTTGGGTGATTCGAAAGCAACCTTTGTTTTTGGTCAGATGAACGAGCCCCCAGGGGCAAGAGCTAGAGTGGCTCTGTCGGGTCTTACAGTAGCTGAGTACTTTAGAGATGGTGATGGCGAAGGCCAAGGGAAAGATATCCTTTTCTTCGTAGATAATATTTTTAGATTTACCCAAGCAGGATCTGAAGTATCTGCTTTGCTAGGGCGTATGCCTTCTGCGGTAGGATACCAGCCTACATTGGCTACAGAGATGGGAGCCATGCAAGAGAGAATTACTTCTACTAAGAAGGGGTCTATTACATCGGTGCAGGCCGTTTATGTACCTGCGGATGACTTGACTGACCCTGCTCCTGCAACCACATTTGCTCACTTGGATGCGACTACAGTACTTTCAAGAAAAATTTCTGAGCTAGGAATTTATCCAGCGGTGGACCCATTAGACTCTACTTCAAGAATTTTGTCTGAAGAAATTGTTGGTGCTGAGCACTATGGGTGCGCACAGCGTGTGATCGAGATCCTGCAGAGATACAAAGAACTGCAAGACATCATCGCTATTTTGGGTATGGACGAATTGTCTGATGAAGACAAAGAAGTAGTACACAGAGCGAGAAGAGTTCAGAGATACTTGTCTCAGCCATTCCACGTAGCAGAGCAATTTACAGGATTGAAAGGTGTATTGGTTGATATCAAAGAAACCATCAAAGGATTTAACATGATCATGGATGGTGAGCTAGATCACTTGCCAGAAGCAGCCTTCAACCTCGTAGGAGGCATCGACGAGGCGATAGCAAAAGGAGAGAAACTATTAGCTGAAGCTAAATAA
- the atpC gene encoding ATP synthase F1 subunit epsilon, whose translation MYLEIITPDENVFEGEVNSAMFPGSDGSFQILNDHAPMVSALGKGDVKIERIHEKKTEDIHFSIDGGVVEVLNNKILVLAESIGE comes from the coding sequence ATGTATTTAGAAATAATCACACCAGACGAAAACGTTTTTGAAGGAGAGGTGAATTCTGCCATGTTTCCTGGAAGCGATGGATCATTTCAGATTCTTAACGATCACGCACCCATGGTCAGTGCTCTTGGCAAAGGTGATGTGAAAATCGAAAGAATACATGAAAAGAAAACCGAAGACATCCACTTCAGTATTGATGGGGGGGTAGTAGAAGTACTCAACAACAAAATTTTGGTACTAGCAGAATCCATCGGAGAGTAA
- a CDS encoding NAD-dependent epimerase/dehydratase family protein gives MSGKIALIAGATGLVGRELLNVVLENDHYSKIILLGRSSPGIKDNRIEELLINFDDLEQYKEKISAHDYYCCIGTTMGQAKSKEAFYKVDFTYIIELAKIAKEDSQFEQFHLVSSYGANANSGLFYNAVKGQVEEALKELSLRALHIYQPSLLLGYRKDFRLWEELAKIASGVFSFFIIGSRLKFWAIEGSEVAKAMFYVALSGEIDIHVHKSLEMKRIARTKEYKGDNSIAASV, from the coding sequence ATGTCAGGCAAAATAGCATTGATCGCAGGGGCTACCGGATTGGTAGGTCGAGAACTCCTTAACGTGGTTTTGGAGAATGATCATTACTCTAAAATTATTTTACTGGGTAGGAGTTCTCCTGGTATAAAAGACAACCGAATAGAGGAGCTGTTGATCAATTTTGATGACCTAGAACAATACAAAGAGAAAATATCTGCTCACGATTATTATTGTTGCATTGGCACCACGATGGGACAGGCCAAATCTAAAGAAGCTTTCTACAAAGTAGATTTCACTTACATCATAGAACTGGCTAAAATAGCTAAAGAAGATAGTCAGTTTGAGCAGTTTCATTTGGTGTCGTCTTATGGAGCCAATGCCAATTCAGGTCTGTTTTACAATGCAGTAAAAGGACAAGTGGAAGAGGCACTGAAAGAGTTGAGCCTTAGAGCTTTACATATCTATCAGCCTTCGTTGTTGTTGGGTTATAGAAAAGATTTTAGACTATGGGAGGAATTAGCCAAAATAGCCTCTGGCGTGTTTTCCTTTTTTATTATTGGATCAAGACTCAAGTTTTGGGCCATAGAAGGGAGCGAAGTAGCAAAGGCCATGTTTTATGTAGCCCTCAGTGGGGAAATAGACATACATGTGCACAAGTCGCTTGAGATGAAAAGAATTGCACGCACCAAAGAATATAAAGGTGATAATAGTATTGCAGCGAGCGTCTGA
- the dtd gene encoding D-aminoacyl-tRNA deacylase, with the protein MIIVLQRASEASVKINQEIAGQIDAGLMILVGIEEADDQEDIQWLARKICNLRIFDDELGIMNKSVLDIGGDVLLISQFTLQASTKKGNRPSYIKAARPEIAIPLYEQLIEQLEAELGKEIQTGEFGADMKVSLTNDGPVTIVIDSKNKQ; encoded by the coding sequence GTGATAATAGTATTGCAGCGAGCGTCTGAGGCGTCAGTCAAAATCAATCAGGAAATAGCAGGACAAATCGATGCGGGGTTAATGATCCTTGTAGGCATCGAAGAAGCCGATGATCAAGAAGATATCCAATGGCTTGCGCGTAAGATTTGTAATCTTAGAATCTTCGACGATGAGCTAGGCATTATGAACAAAAGTGTGCTAGACATTGGTGGAGATGTTTTACTTATCAGCCAGTTTACACTTCAGGCCAGTACCAAGAAGGGCAACCGCCCATCGTATATCAAAGCAGCTAGACCAGAAATAGCCATTCCGCTGTATGAGCAGTTGATTGAGCAGCTGGAGGCTGAATTGGGTAAGGAGATTCAGACTGGTGAGTTTGGGGCAGATATGAAAGTGAGCCTGACCAATGATGGTCCAGTCACCATTGTCATAGATTCTAAAAACAAACAATAA
- a CDS encoding nucleotide pyrophosphohydrolase encodes MKIEEAQHLVDDWIKKNGGYFSELTNLAVLIEEVGELARIISRKYGDQSFKEKEGEADLGDELADVLWVVMCLANQTGIDLTKALEKNVKKKTKRDSTRHKENKKLWKQKPPEN; translated from the coding sequence ATGAAGATTGAAGAGGCACAGCACTTGGTGGATGATTGGATCAAGAAAAATGGAGGCTACTTCAGTGAGTTGACCAATCTGGCAGTGCTGATCGAAGAGGTGGGCGAATTGGCACGAATCATTTCACGCAAGTATGGAGATCAGTCTTTCAAAGAGAAAGAAGGAGAAGCTGACTTGGGTGACGAACTAGCCGATGTGCTCTGGGTCGTGATGTGTCTAGCCAATCAAACAGGCATAGACCTGACCAAAGCGTTAGAAAAAAACGTGAAAAAGAAAACTAAACGCGACTCCACCCGCCACAAGGAAAATAAAAAACTCTGGAAGCAAAAGCCCCCAGAGAATTAG
- a CDS encoding alpha/beta hydrolase, translating to MEEVENFILTAKDGTSLIGREWLVEKPVSAICMVHGLGEHIGRYEHVAEFFNAHQISFYATDLRGHGKSEGKRGHTPSHEMLLDDLEELLMYARAEYNDLPIYLFGHSLGGNIVTNYVLRKNTNELVGAIISSPWLALAFEPAPFQMKLAKFFSRFLPSLTQSNGLNSKHLTNDDQVNQAYEADAMVHDKISTKLFTETFREGLWALENTHKNKIPLLIYHGTEDQITSSEASKTFAEKVGDLATYHQWSGIKHEPHNDIDKEEVLDKILGWMSEQQ from the coding sequence ATGGAAGAAGTTGAAAATTTTATCCTGACTGCCAAAGATGGTACTTCGCTGATCGGACGTGAGTGGCTTGTAGAAAAACCCGTTTCGGCTATTTGCATGGTACACGGCCTTGGCGAACATATCGGTAGGTACGAGCATGTAGCGGAATTTTTCAACGCACATCAGATCTCTTTTTATGCCACCGATCTTCGAGGGCACGGCAAGTCTGAAGGCAAACGAGGCCACACCCCTTCGCACGAGATGCTACTCGACGATCTGGAGGAGCTACTCATGTATGCGCGCGCCGAATACAACGACCTACCCATCTATCTATTTGGCCATAGCCTTGGCGGCAATATCGTGACCAACTATGTGCTGAGAAAAAACACCAATGAGCTGGTGGGGGCTATCATTTCTTCGCCATGGCTGGCACTGGCTTTTGAGCCAGCACCTTTTCAGATGAAACTAGCCAAGTTCTTTTCTCGCTTCTTGCCCTCGCTCACGCAGTCCAATGGCCTCAACAGCAAGCACCTGACGAATGACGATCAGGTGAATCAGGCTTATGAAGCGGATGCCATGGTTCATGACAAAATATCGACTAAGCTATTTACCGAAACTTTCCGAGAAGGGCTTTGGGCATTGGAAAATACCCATAAAAACAAGATCCCTCTCTTGATTTATCACGGAACTGAGGATCAAATCACATCTTCTGAGGCCTCCAAAACATTCGCTGAGAAAGTGGGTGATTTAGCCACTTATCATCAATGGTCAGGCATCAAGCACGAGCCGCATAATGATATTGATAAAGAAGAAGTATTGGATAAAATTTTGGGGTGGATGAGTGAGCAACAGTAG
- the dusB gene encoding tRNA dihydrouridine synthase DusB — protein MVKIGDIELGDFPLLLAPMEDVSDPPFRAVCKENGADMMYTEFISSEALIRDAAKSIQKLDIYDYERPIGIQIFGEKIESMREAAAIAEEANPELVDINYGCPVKKVACKGAGAGILLDIPKMQKMTEEIVKRVNKPVTVKTRLGWDTSTIRIVEVAKRLQDVGIQALSIHGRTRQQMYKGEADWNPIAEVKNHPDIHIPIFGNGDIDSPQKAKQYKELYGVDGIMIGRAAIGNPWIFNQIKHYMKTGEELAPPTLSERMDAVKSHLKFSVEWKGDKKGIFEMRRHYTNYFRGIPGFKPFRARLVESPTYEDTLVIINEVEEVFHTESLINQ, from the coding sequence ATGGTAAAAATAGGCGATATAGAATTAGGAGACTTTCCACTGCTACTGGCACCTATGGAGGATGTGAGTGATCCACCGTTTCGTGCGGTGTGCAAGGAAAATGGTGCAGACATGATGTATACGGAATTTATCTCGTCCGAAGCCTTGATACGCGACGCTGCCAAAAGCATACAAAAACTCGACATCTATGACTACGAACGCCCTATTGGCATCCAGATATTTGGTGAAAAAATAGAGTCTATGCGCGAAGCTGCAGCCATCGCAGAAGAAGCCAATCCAGAATTAGTAGATATCAACTATGGCTGCCCTGTAAAAAAAGTAGCTTGCAAAGGAGCTGGTGCTGGTATCCTCCTCGACATTCCCAAGATGCAAAAAATGACTGAGGAGATCGTGAAGCGCGTAAATAAACCCGTGACCGTGAAGACACGCCTAGGCTGGGATACGAGTACCATCCGCATAGTAGAAGTAGCTAAAAGGCTACAAGACGTAGGCATCCAAGCCCTCAGTATCCATGGTCGCACAAGACAACAGATGTACAAAGGCGAGGCCGACTGGAATCCGATTGCCGAAGTGAAAAACCACCCAGATATTCACATCCCAATTTTTGGAAATGGAGATATTGATTCGCCCCAAAAGGCCAAACAATACAAAGAGTTATATGGAGTAGATGGCATCATGATCGGCCGTGCAGCAATTGGAAATCCTTGGATTTTCAATCAGATCAAACACTACATGAAAACGGGCGAAGAACTAGCCCCCCCTACACTATCAGAGCGAATGGATGCTGTCAAAAGCCATTTGAAATTTTCTGTAGAATGGAAAGGCGATAAAAAAGGAATCTTCGAAATGCGCCGACACTACACCAACTACTTCCGTGGCATACCTGGTTTCAAACCGTTTAGAGCACGATTGGTAGAATCTCCCACCTACGAAGACACGCTTGTTATTATCAACGAAGTCGAAGAGGTATTCCATACCGAAAGCCTGATCAATCAATGA
- a CDS encoding CPBP family intramembrane glutamic endopeptidase: MSMGTYLIAPMVFMFLGVQALGLSFEEYMMRISTEQPVPALQLVLVLVQGVSAVLSFIVVPTLFIWRFQESTLSSYFMNRGLSVPVVLITAGLTLSLMVVNSLLIEWNMHVEFPESLAATFDQMEEQGRIMTAYLTDFYSLPYFLLVMLVVAVVPALGEELLFRGLIQKYFQGIWGNPHVAIWATAVFFSAFHMQFYGFVPRMVLGAFFGYLFYFSGNLWYASIAHFINNGFTLVMMYLFQQRVVAYDIEGAESVSIWPTLVFAIIGGFLFVLFKKQLHITDNLRNE; encoded by the coding sequence ATGAGTATGGGGACCTACCTCATAGCTCCCATGGTATTTATGTTTCTGGGAGTACAAGCGCTCGGCCTTTCTTTCGAAGAATATATGATGCGCATCAGTACAGAGCAACCAGTGCCCGCCTTGCAGCTGGTGCTGGTTTTGGTTCAGGGGGTATCTGCTGTTTTAAGCTTTATAGTAGTACCTACTTTATTTATTTGGCGATTTCAGGAGAGTACATTATCTAGTTATTTTATGAATAGGGGATTGTCAGTCCCAGTTGTACTTATTACAGCAGGACTTACGCTTTCGCTCATGGTGGTGAATAGCTTGCTGATCGAATGGAATATGCATGTGGAGTTTCCAGAATCCTTGGCGGCTACTTTTGATCAGATGGAGGAACAGGGGCGGATAATGACAGCGTATTTAACAGACTTTTATTCGTTGCCTTATTTTTTGCTTGTGATGCTCGTAGTAGCAGTAGTACCTGCTCTAGGTGAAGAGCTTTTATTTAGAGGGCTTATTCAAAAATATTTTCAAGGCATTTGGGGCAACCCACACGTGGCGATCTGGGCTACGGCGGTTTTTTTTAGTGCGTTCCATATGCAGTTTTATGGCTTTGTGCCTAGGATGGTGCTGGGTGCTTTTTTTGGGTACCTTTTTTATTTTTCGGGCAATTTGTGGTATGCATCTATTGCGCATTTTATCAATAATGGATTCACCTTAGTGATGATGTATTTGTTTCAGCAGAGAGTAGTAGCATACGATATTGAGGGCGCCGAATCGGTTTCGATCTGGCCGACACTTGTCTTTGCAATTATTGGAGGGTTTCTGTTTGTTTTGTTCAAAAAACAACTTCATATTACAGATAATTTGAGAAATGAGTAA
- a CDS encoding DUF2007 domain-containing protein, whose amino-acid sequence MSNWQKVFSDKNEYRAEIVIAVLQDSGLQPVMVNKKDAAYQFGHFEVLVAPDHVLRAIKIIENDIEFK is encoded by the coding sequence ATGAGTAACTGGCAAAAAGTATTTTCGGATAAGAACGAATACCGTGCAGAAATAGTCATTGCAGTATTGCAAGATTCTGGGCTGCAGCCAGTAATGGTCAACAAAAAGGACGCAGCGTACCAGTTTGGCCATTTTGAAGTGTTGGTAGCACCTGATCATGTACTCAGGGCAATTAAGATAATAGAGAATGACATCGAGTTCAAGTAA